One window of the Eucalyptus grandis isolate ANBG69807.140 chromosome 6, ASM1654582v1, whole genome shotgun sequence genome contains the following:
- the LOC104448796 gene encoding RNA pseudouridine synthase 7 isoform X1, producing the protein MEIAWQTPANPPERQDYIFRKGRRLVRPYYFEFISHVKNRWAGKTVVDFFAQEFKGRPYDYYVHPCGQYRKNTVVGILQAEHGLAPLFPVHRLDCLVSGLLILAQNATKADLFRQQIEGGMVQKQYIAKVVGTFPEKELLVDISIYYNPREGRSTVEEKSVPMSNLIGQAGDSCQDTPTKGKTASTKFTRIGSNWTHIIVLCEPVTGQTHQIRVHLQYSGHPIANDMLYLSEYVDNRSDVGMSADRAAGKSLIPETNNTYVDDCEETCSKNFSIDPMCTHCPNLAPTGYEEHEEGLWLHCIRYAGPGWKYECPYPGWAFLS; encoded by the exons ATGGAGATTGCATGGCAGACCCCGGCGAACCCACCGGAACGTCAAGATTACATTTTTCGCAAGG GGAGACGTCTCGTCCGGCCCTACTACTTCGAATTCATCTCTCAT GTCAAGAATCGATGGGCAGGCAAGACCGTCGTTGATTTCTTCGCCCAGGAGTTCAAAGGCAGACCTTACGACTACTAT GTGCACCCATGTGGCCAGTATCGCAAGAATACCGTCGTTGGCATACTTCAAGCTGAGCATGGATTGGCCCCTTTGTTTC CGGTTCATAGATTGGATTGCCTTGTCTCGGGGCTCCTTATCTTGGCCCAAAATGCCACAAAAGCTGATCTTTTCAGGCAACAG ATTGAAGGTGGAATGGTGCAGAAACAGTATATTGCAAAGGTGGTTGGGACATTTCCAGAGAAAGAG cTGCTAGTTGATATTAGCATATATTATAATCCTCGAGAAGGAAGAAGCACGGTTGAG GAAAAGTCAGTCCCAATGTCCAATTTGATTGGGCAGGCAGGTGACTCTTGTCAAGATACACCTACAAAAGGAAAGACTGCTTCTACAAAATTTACAAGGATTGGCAGCAATTGGACTCACATTATTGTCTTGTGTGAACCAGTTACCGGACAGACTCATCAA ATAAGAGTTCACTTGCAGTATTCAGGACATCCAATTGCCAACGACATGCTTTACCTGTCTGAATATGTTGATAATCGCTCAGATGTAGGAATGAGTGCCGATAGAGCTGCGGGCAAATCATTGATTCCAGAAACAAATAATACGTATGTTGACGATTGTGAAGAAACTTGCAGCAAAAATTTCAGCATTGATCCCATGTGCACTCATTGTCCAAATTTGGCTCCAACAGG ATATGAGGAACATGAAGAGGGGTTATGGCTACATTGCATAAGATACGCTGGACCCGGATGGAAATATGAGTGCCCATATCCAGGTTGGGCATTTTTGAGCTAA
- the LOC104448796 gene encoding RNA pseudouridine synthase 7 isoform X3, producing MEIAWQTPANPPERQDYIFRKGRRLVRPYYFEFISHVKNRWAGKTVVDFFAQEFKGRPYDYYVHPCGQYRKNTVVGILQAEHGLAPLFPVHRLDCLVSGLLILAQNATKADLFRQQLLVDISIYYNPREGRSTVEEKSVPMSNLIGQAGDSCQDTPTKGKTASTKFTRIGSNWTHIIVLCEPVTGQTHQIRVHLQYSGHPIANDMLYLSEYVDNRSDVGMSADRAAGKSLIPETNNTYVDDCEETCSKNFSIDPMCTHCPNLAPTGYEEHEEGLWLHCIRYAGPGWKYECPYPGWAFLS from the exons ATGGAGATTGCATGGCAGACCCCGGCGAACCCACCGGAACGTCAAGATTACATTTTTCGCAAGG GGAGACGTCTCGTCCGGCCCTACTACTTCGAATTCATCTCTCAT GTCAAGAATCGATGGGCAGGCAAGACCGTCGTTGATTTCTTCGCCCAGGAGTTCAAAGGCAGACCTTACGACTACTAT GTGCACCCATGTGGCCAGTATCGCAAGAATACCGTCGTTGGCATACTTCAAGCTGAGCATGGATTGGCCCCTTTGTTTC CGGTTCATAGATTGGATTGCCTTGTCTCGGGGCTCCTTATCTTGGCCCAAAATGCCACAAAAGCTGATCTTTTCAGGCAACAG cTGCTAGTTGATATTAGCATATATTATAATCCTCGAGAAGGAAGAAGCACGGTTGAG GAAAAGTCAGTCCCAATGTCCAATTTGATTGGGCAGGCAGGTGACTCTTGTCAAGATACACCTACAAAAGGAAAGACTGCTTCTACAAAATTTACAAGGATTGGCAGCAATTGGACTCACATTATTGTCTTGTGTGAACCAGTTACCGGACAGACTCATCAA ATAAGAGTTCACTTGCAGTATTCAGGACATCCAATTGCCAACGACATGCTTTACCTGTCTGAATATGTTGATAATCGCTCAGATGTAGGAATGAGTGCCGATAGAGCTGCGGGCAAATCATTGATTCCAGAAACAAATAATACGTATGTTGACGATTGTGAAGAAACTTGCAGCAAAAATTTCAGCATTGATCCCATGTGCACTCATTGTCCAAATTTGGCTCCAACAGG ATATGAGGAACATGAAGAGGGGTTATGGCTACATTGCATAAGATACGCTGGACCCGGATGGAAATATGAGTGCCCATATCCAGGTTGGGCATTTTTGAGCTAA
- the LOC104448796 gene encoding RNA pseudouridine synthase 7 isoform X4 → MEIAWQTPANPPERQDYIFRKGRRLVRPYYFEFISHVKNRWAGKTVVDFFAQEFKGRPYDYYVSAVQCGRIQVDGETVPVSYILRPSQKINHFLHRHEPPVMASDVPVLVEEPDVVTVRKPASVPVHPCGQYRKNTVVGILQAEHGLAPLFPVHRLDCLVSGLLILAQNATKADLFRQQIEGGMVQKQYIAKVVGTFPEKELLVDISIYYNPREGRSTVEAGDSCQDTPTKGKTASTKFTRIGSNWTHIIVLCEPVTGQTHQIRVHLQYSGHPIANDMLYLSEYVDNRSDVGMSADRAAGKSLIPETNNTYVDDCEETCSKNFSIDPMCTHCPNLAPTGYEEHEEGLWLHCIRYAGPGWKYECPYPGWAFLS, encoded by the exons ATGGAGATTGCATGGCAGACCCCGGCGAACCCACCGGAACGTCAAGATTACATTTTTCGCAAGG GGAGACGTCTCGTCCGGCCCTACTACTTCGAATTCATCTCTCAT GTCAAGAATCGATGGGCAGGCAAGACCGTCGTTGATTTCTTCGCCCAGGAGTTCAAAGGCAGACCTTACGACTACTAT GTGAGCGCTGTTCAATGCGGGCGCATTCAAGTCGACGGAGAGACTGTCCCCGTTTCTTACATTCTCAGACCCTCCCAGAAGATTAACCACTTCTTACACAG GCATGAACCTCCTGTGATGGCCTCTGACGTCCCTGTGCTTGTTGAAGAGCCCGACGTTGTGACTGTCCGCAAGCCCGCCTCTGTCCCA GTGCACCCATGTGGCCAGTATCGCAAGAATACCGTCGTTGGCATACTTCAAGCTGAGCATGGATTGGCCCCTTTGTTTC CGGTTCATAGATTGGATTGCCTTGTCTCGGGGCTCCTTATCTTGGCCCAAAATGCCACAAAAGCTGATCTTTTCAGGCAACAG ATTGAAGGTGGAATGGTGCAGAAACAGTATATTGCAAAGGTGGTTGGGACATTTCCAGAGAAAGAG cTGCTAGTTGATATTAGCATATATTATAATCCTCGAGAAGGAAGAAGCACGGTTGAG GCAGGTGACTCTTGTCAAGATACACCTACAAAAGGAAAGACTGCTTCTACAAAATTTACAAGGATTGGCAGCAATTGGACTCACATTATTGTCTTGTGTGAACCAGTTACCGGACAGACTCATCAA ATAAGAGTTCACTTGCAGTATTCAGGACATCCAATTGCCAACGACATGCTTTACCTGTCTGAATATGTTGATAATCGCTCAGATGTAGGAATGAGTGCCGATAGAGCTGCGGGCAAATCATTGATTCCAGAAACAAATAATACGTATGTTGACGATTGTGAAGAAACTTGCAGCAAAAATTTCAGCATTGATCCCATGTGCACTCATTGTCCAAATTTGGCTCCAACAGG ATATGAGGAACATGAAGAGGGGTTATGGCTACATTGCATAAGATACGCTGGACCCGGATGGAAATATGAGTGCCCATATCCAGGTTGGGCATTTTTGAGCTAA
- the LOC104448796 gene encoding RNA pseudouridine synthase 7 isoform X2 → MEIAWQTPANPPERQDYIFRKGRRLVRPYYFEFISHVKNRWAGKTVVDFFAQEFKGRPYDYYVHPCGQYRKNTVVGILQAEHGLAPLFPVHRLDCLVSGLLILAQNATKADLFRQQIEGGMVQKQYIAKVVGTFPEKELLVDISIYYNPREGRSTVEAGDSCQDTPTKGKTASTKFTRIGSNWTHIIVLCEPVTGQTHQIRVHLQYSGHPIANDMLYLSEYVDNRSDVGMSADRAAGKSLIPETNNTYVDDCEETCSKNFSIDPMCTHCPNLAPTGYEEHEEGLWLHCIRYAGPGWKYECPYPGWAFLS, encoded by the exons ATGGAGATTGCATGGCAGACCCCGGCGAACCCACCGGAACGTCAAGATTACATTTTTCGCAAGG GGAGACGTCTCGTCCGGCCCTACTACTTCGAATTCATCTCTCAT GTCAAGAATCGATGGGCAGGCAAGACCGTCGTTGATTTCTTCGCCCAGGAGTTCAAAGGCAGACCTTACGACTACTAT GTGCACCCATGTGGCCAGTATCGCAAGAATACCGTCGTTGGCATACTTCAAGCTGAGCATGGATTGGCCCCTTTGTTTC CGGTTCATAGATTGGATTGCCTTGTCTCGGGGCTCCTTATCTTGGCCCAAAATGCCACAAAAGCTGATCTTTTCAGGCAACAG ATTGAAGGTGGAATGGTGCAGAAACAGTATATTGCAAAGGTGGTTGGGACATTTCCAGAGAAAGAG cTGCTAGTTGATATTAGCATATATTATAATCCTCGAGAAGGAAGAAGCACGGTTGAG GCAGGTGACTCTTGTCAAGATACACCTACAAAAGGAAAGACTGCTTCTACAAAATTTACAAGGATTGGCAGCAATTGGACTCACATTATTGTCTTGTGTGAACCAGTTACCGGACAGACTCATCAA ATAAGAGTTCACTTGCAGTATTCAGGACATCCAATTGCCAACGACATGCTTTACCTGTCTGAATATGTTGATAATCGCTCAGATGTAGGAATGAGTGCCGATAGAGCTGCGGGCAAATCATTGATTCCAGAAACAAATAATACGTATGTTGACGATTGTGAAGAAACTTGCAGCAAAAATTTCAGCATTGATCCCATGTGCACTCATTGTCCAAATTTGGCTCCAACAGG ATATGAGGAACATGAAGAGGGGTTATGGCTACATTGCATAAGATACGCTGGACCCGGATGGAAATATGAGTGCCCATATCCAGGTTGGGCATTTTTGAGCTAA